One window from the genome of Marinobacter sp. es.048 encodes:
- a CDS encoding M24 family metallopeptidase: MDFNAYQKALSSQLRGLECPFPEQEFTERLSRVRDRMAREEFGALLLTDPSDIFYLTGYSTFEVSVHVALVVTQEDVLLQVPSIEMGPAMITTRVARVIGYRWEGIGEVLEPLIQVLNDGVETVGIDAWHGSLRQGVLEGLKARMAGVRFLNNGGLLKQIRIVKSDAEIGFLRESARITSEGLQAAVAAIRPGVTDNDIAAEGARALLAAGSEFMSMQPIVVTGRRSSVIHCNHKRTLVQKGDPVFLEFGSAWNRYTAPMMQTVIAGAEPSAEMRRVHDGCRRIIDTLLASVRPGVTFDQAAHDAEKSLQPLAGKVFFSGVFGYTVGAQFPPSWVEGSGFIARGGNMEFRPGMVFHLPICLRIPGQWGIGCSETILVTEGGAEPMTDNPWSLG; encoded by the coding sequence ATGGATTTCAATGCCTATCAGAAAGCCTTGTCCTCACAACTGAGGGGGCTGGAGTGCCCGTTTCCGGAGCAGGAATTCACGGAGCGTCTGTCGCGTGTCCGGGATCGGATGGCCCGAGAGGAGTTTGGCGCCCTGCTGCTAACCGATCCTTCGGACATATTCTACCTGACCGGCTATAGCACTTTTGAGGTATCCGTTCATGTCGCCCTGGTGGTGACCCAGGAGGATGTGCTCTTACAGGTGCCTTCCATCGAAATGGGGCCAGCGATGATTACCACCCGGGTCGCCCGGGTCATTGGATACCGTTGGGAAGGTATCGGTGAAGTGCTGGAACCACTGATCCAGGTTCTCAACGACGGAGTTGAGACTGTCGGCATTGACGCCTGGCACGGCTCTCTGCGCCAGGGTGTGCTGGAAGGCCTTAAGGCACGGATGGCGGGGGTGCGCTTTCTTAACAACGGTGGTCTTTTGAAGCAGATCCGGATCGTCAAGTCCGATGCCGAAATTGGCTTTCTGCGAGAGAGCGCGCGGATAACCTCCGAAGGCCTGCAGGCTGCTGTGGCGGCCATCCGCCCGGGTGTCACCGACAACGATATTGCTGCGGAAGGCGCCCGGGCACTGCTGGCGGCTGGCAGTGAATTCATGAGCATGCAGCCAATTGTTGTTACCGGTCGTCGCAGCAGCGTGATCCACTGCAATCACAAACGTACGTTGGTGCAGAAAGGCGACCCTGTTTTTCTGGAATTCGGCTCAGCCTGGAACCGCTATACCGCACCTATGATGCAGACCGTGATTGCCGGGGCCGAGCCCTCGGCTGAAATGCGCCGGGTCCATGACGGCTGCCGGCGGATTATAGACACCCTGCTGGCATCAGTCCGCCCGGGAGTCACCTTCGACCAGGCTGCCCACGATGCGGAGAAGTCGCTCCAGCCGTTGGCTGGCAAGGTGTTCTTCTCCGGGGTGTTCGGCTACACGGTCGGAGCCCAGTTCCCGCCCTCCTGGGTCGAGGGCTCGGGCTTTATCGCAAGGGGCGGCAATATGGAGTTCCGACCCGGCATGGTCTTCCACCTGCCCATCTGTTTGCGTATCCCCGGGCAATGGGGCATTGGGTGTAGCGAAACGATTCTGGTCACCGAAGGCGGGGCCGAGCCGATGACCGATAATCCCTGGAGTCTCGGTTAG
- a CDS encoding DUF1415 domain-containing protein, with translation MGETEVIIATRKWVEDVVVGYNLCPFAKRELVRNRVRFVVSEAETEDELLQALHSELQRLEDEPEIETTLLIHPGVLQGFGPYNEFLDAADGLLAYLEMEGVYQIASFHPDYQFAETEPDAAENYTNRSPFPMLHLLREASLEAAIDSYPDVDGIPQRNIELMNELGTEKMRSILRSCLGVSNPKV, from the coding sequence ATGGGCGAGACTGAAGTAATTATTGCTACCCGGAAATGGGTCGAGGACGTCGTAGTTGGCTACAACCTGTGCCCGTTTGCCAAACGGGAACTGGTGCGGAACCGGGTACGGTTTGTGGTTTCTGAAGCGGAAACGGAAGACGAGCTACTGCAGGCCCTGCACTCGGAACTTCAGCGGCTGGAAGACGAACCAGAGATCGAAACCACACTGTTGATCCATCCGGGTGTATTGCAGGGTTTCGGGCCCTACAATGAATTTCTTGATGCGGCAGATGGTTTGTTGGCGTATCTGGAGATGGAAGGCGTCTACCAGATTGCCAGTTTCCATCCTGATTATCAGTTTGCTGAAACCGAGCCCGATGCCGCGGAGAACTATACCAATCGTTCACCGTTCCCCATGCTGCACCTGTTGAGGGAAGCGAGCCTGGAGGCGGCGATTGACAGTTATCCGGATGTCGATGGCATTCCGCAGAGAAATATTGAGCTGATGAACGAGCTGGGCACGGAGAAGATGCGCAGTATCCTGCGTTCGTGTCTTGGTGTGTCAAACCCTAAGGTCTGA
- a CDS encoding DUF2059 domain-containing protein encodes MTRFPLIKPLLVTALLMTGIAQAAPDARQVLAVSPVDDIVARYPAMMSQGIREGLKQNGQLPPMVANTIGNIVSSGFNSVDIEQQIINDLQAKLTDLQLQAVHDWYETPVASKISSAEIAASEPSAWPKIQASAAELNSQYKGTRKAEMFDRFDRAARATESAVDTTIAVQLGLATAMTAFSSDSDNHEQLRQRIESQRSMLRGVVGQQVYDSYLYTYQNIGAQEMDLYLEFLESPAGAAFSKVVTNSIQQAITEPVESIGKQMSRFLSPESPGGQ; translated from the coding sequence ATGACGCGATTTCCCCTAATTAAACCTCTTTTAGTCACAGCCCTGCTAATGACCGGTATTGCCCAGGCGGCACCGGATGCCCGCCAGGTGCTGGCAGTATCCCCCGTTGACGACATTGTGGCACGTTACCCGGCGATGATGAGTCAGGGAATCCGGGAGGGTCTCAAGCAGAATGGTCAGCTCCCACCCATGGTGGCCAATACCATTGGCAACATTGTCAGCAGCGGTTTCAACTCTGTGGATATCGAGCAGCAGATCATTAATGATCTGCAAGCCAAACTCACGGATTTGCAACTTCAGGCAGTCCATGACTGGTACGAAACCCCTGTGGCCAGCAAGATTTCCTCGGCCGAGATTGCAGCTTCGGAACCTTCGGCCTGGCCGAAGATCCAGGCCAGTGCCGCGGAACTGAACAGCCAGTACAAGGGCACACGCAAAGCGGAAATGTTCGACCGGTTTGATCGGGCGGCGCGGGCAACGGAAAGCGCCGTGGATACCACAATTGCGGTTCAGCTCGGCCTGGCAACCGCAATGACGGCATTCAGCAGTGATTCCGACAATCATGAACAGTTGCGGCAACGTATTGAAAGCCAGCGCAGCATGCTCAGGGGTGTCGTGGGTCAGCAGGTTTACGACAGCTATCTGTATACCTACCAGAATATCGGTGCCCAGGAGATGGATCTGTACCTGGAGTTCCTGGAGAGCCCGGCCGGCGCAGCCTTCTCGAAGGTTGTTACCAACAGCATCCAGCAAGCAATCACCGAGCCGGTGGAAAGCATTGGCAAGCAGATGTCCCGTTTTCTCAGCCCGGAATCACCAGGCGGTCAGTGA
- a CDS encoding NAD-dependent protein deacetylase, which translates to MSITTHRSRPFSSSQRLPEPDQPPVLHEPEEAGALLAEFIQRHPRLLILTGAGVSTDSGIPDYRDGDGAWKRKQPVQHKAFMEDVYTRQRYWGRSLIGWPVMRNARPNPSHHYISDLELLNHSSLVVTQNVDRLHQKAGTRAVTDLHGRADEVVCMSCGYRCPRDEVHDRCADLNPGFRKYTADTAPDGDADLDVDFADFRLADCPQCEGILKPDVVFFGDFVPKDRVYSALDTLKASDGLLVIGSSLMVYSGFRFCRYANEWNKPIATLNLGRTRAEDLVDLKLNARIGETLKASLDQL; encoded by the coding sequence ATGTCTATAACCACGCACCGCAGCCGACCCTTCAGCTCCAGCCAGCGTCTGCCCGAGCCGGATCAGCCCCCGGTGTTGCATGAGCCGGAGGAGGCCGGGGCGTTGCTGGCGGAGTTTATCCAGCGCCACCCTCGCTTGCTGATTCTGACTGGCGCGGGGGTCAGTACCGATTCGGGCATCCCGGACTACCGGGACGGCGATGGTGCCTGGAAGCGCAAGCAGCCGGTTCAGCACAAGGCGTTCATGGAAGATGTTTACACCCGCCAACGCTACTGGGGCCGCAGCCTGATTGGCTGGCCGGTCATGCGTAATGCCAGACCGAACCCCTCTCACCACTACATCTCCGATCTGGAGCTGCTTAATCACAGCAGTCTGGTGGTTACCCAGAACGTGGATCGGTTGCACCAGAAGGCAGGTACCCGGGCGGTGACGGACCTGCACGGGCGGGCCGATGAGGTGGTGTGCATGAGTTGTGGCTACCGTTGCCCGCGGGATGAGGTGCACGACCGCTGCGCCGATCTGAATCCGGGGTTCCGGAAATACACCGCCGACACAGCGCCGGATGGCGATGCCGATCTGGATGTGGATTTTGCAGATTTCCGGCTGGCGGACTGTCCGCAGTGCGAAGGGATTCTCAAGCCGGATGTGGTGTTCTTCGGAGATTTCGTCCCCAAAGACCGGGTCTACTCCGCCCTGGATACGCTCAAGGCCAGTGATGGCCTCTTGGTAATCGGTTCGTCGTTGATGGTTTATTCCGGGTTCCGTTTCTGCCGGTACGCCAACGAATGGAACAAGCCCATTGCCACCCTCAATCTGGGGCGAACACGGGCCGAGGATCTGGTTGATCTGAAGCTGAACGCGAGGATCGGGGAGACCCTGAAGGCCTCCCTCGATCAGCTATAG
- a CDS encoding MBL fold metallo-hydrolase yields the protein MDRKQQSEGAVQVSVELGALTSVANDPQVAVRVGPVVASLVNGVCGDPLLQLRLLHQSRSLLFDIGDTGRMPLRSAHQVTDVFITHCHADHIGGFMWFLRSRIGYFPPCRLFGPPGLMRHITGMISGILWDRVEDRGPRFVIHEWHGDHLKRWRITAGDTAPTALEDRATPGGVLLREPEFQVRAAMLDHGTPVLAFAWEPFGKLQVRNDRLQAEGLKPGSWLHDLKMAVLRQRPDELISPDAKRTFRAEDLGRKLLIQAPGEKVAYGTDFADTPDNISKMTALAQGAHTLFCEASFMAADNEQARRTHHLTTRACAQIADASQARQLIAFHFSHRYDRKRREVYRELGEFTDRLVIPG from the coding sequence ATGGACCGCAAGCAACAGAGCGAAGGTGCCGTGCAGGTCAGCGTTGAGCTGGGGGCGCTGACCAGCGTTGCCAACGACCCGCAAGTGGCAGTTCGGGTCGGCCCCGTGGTTGCTTCCCTGGTGAACGGTGTGTGCGGCGACCCGCTATTGCAGCTCAGGCTTCTGCATCAGTCCCGCAGCCTGTTGTTTGATATCGGCGACACCGGGCGCATGCCGCTCCGGTCTGCGCATCAGGTGACCGACGTTTTCATCACCCATTGCCACGCCGACCATATCGGCGGCTTCATGTGGTTCCTGCGCAGCCGGATCGGCTACTTTCCGCCCTGCCGGCTGTTTGGACCACCGGGGTTGATGCGACACATTACCGGCATGATTAGCGGTATCCTGTGGGATCGCGTGGAGGATCGAGGGCCCAGGTTCGTGATTCACGAATGGCACGGCGACCACCTCAAACGCTGGAGAATCACCGCCGGTGACACTGCGCCTACAGCCCTGGAAGACCGGGCCACACCAGGCGGGGTACTGCTCCGGGAACCGGAGTTCCAGGTTCGTGCTGCCATGCTGGACCATGGCACGCCTGTCCTCGCATTCGCCTGGGAACCCTTTGGCAAGCTGCAGGTGCGCAATGATCGGCTACAGGCTGAGGGCCTGAAACCCGGCTCGTGGCTACACGACTTGAAAATGGCTGTGCTGCGCCAGCGACCCGATGAGCTCATCTCGCCAGATGCCAAACGCACCTTTCGCGCCGAGGACCTGGGTCGCAAGCTCCTGATTCAGGCGCCTGGAGAAAAGGTCGCCTATGGTACGGATTTCGCCGATACGCCCGATAACATCAGCAAAATGACAGCACTGGCACAGGGTGCCCACACGCTCTTCTGTGAGGCGTCGTTCATGGCGGCGGATAATGAGCAGGCGCGGCGTACCCACCATCTCACCACCAGGGCCTGCGCACAGATCGCCGATGCGTCACAGGCCCGGCAACTGATCGCCTTCCACTTCTCCCATCGCTATGACCGTAAGCGGCGCGAAGTCTACCGGGAGTTGGGGGAATTCACTGACCGCCTGGTGATTCCGGGCTGA
- a CDS encoding spermidine synthase, whose product MGLLFEQIDSQPSVIGEITLRRRRIPAIGDRDIYEVKLGEEFLMSSMFVDAEVALSDIGLGETEGDNLSVVVGGLGLGYTAVAALKHERVAELLVVEYLEPVIGWHQQELVPLGKDLNADPRNRYIHGSFFDLAIADPAEGGFDPENPGKPFDAILLDIDHSPRALLHDSSASFYTANNLRLMARQLKPRGVFAMWSNEGEDDEFMAVLNEVFTDVACHVVSFFNPFQNRESFNTVYVARKPG is encoded by the coding sequence ATGGGACTGCTTTTCGAACAGATTGACAGCCAGCCTTCGGTGATTGGTGAGATCACTCTTCGCCGGCGCCGGATTCCGGCGATTGGCGACAGGGATATCTATGAGGTGAAGCTGGGCGAGGAATTCCTGATGTCCAGCATGTTTGTGGATGCGGAAGTGGCTCTCTCTGATATCGGGCTGGGCGAAACTGAGGGGGATAACCTCAGTGTGGTTGTCGGTGGCCTGGGACTGGGTTACACAGCCGTAGCAGCGCTCAAACACGAGCGGGTTGCCGAGCTTCTGGTGGTTGAGTACCTGGAACCGGTGATTGGCTGGCATCAGCAGGAACTGGTGCCTCTCGGCAAAGATCTGAATGCCGACCCTCGGAACCGCTACATTCATGGCAGTTTCTTTGATCTGGCGATTGCCGACCCTGCGGAGGGCGGTTTCGATCCGGAGAACCCCGGCAAGCCATTCGATGCCATTCTGCTCGATATCGACCACTCACCCCGGGCTCTTCTGCACGATTCCAGTGCCAGCTTCTACACCGCCAACAATCTGCGCCTGATGGCCCGCCAACTGAAGCCCCGAGGGGTGTTCGCCATGTGGTCGAACGAGGGCGAGGATGACGAGTTCATGGCCGTTCTCAACGAGGTGTTCACCGATGTGGCCTGCCATGTCGTATCCTTTTTCAATCCATTTCAGAACAGGGAATCGTTCAATACCGTGTACGTGGCCCGTAAGCCGGGCTGA
- a CDS encoding peptidylprolyl isomerase codes for MAQATARHILVDSEAKCEELKKAIEGGQDFAEVAKQHSSCPSGRNGGDLGSFGPGQMVPEFDKAVFNSEVNTVIGPVKTQFGYHLLEVTSRS; via the coding sequence ATGGCACAGGCAACAGCGCGCCACATTCTGGTAGACAGCGAAGCAAAATGCGAAGAACTGAAAAAGGCGATTGAAGGCGGACAGGACTTTGCCGAAGTGGCAAAGCAGCACTCCTCATGCCCCTCCGGCCGTAATGGCGGCGACCTGGGCTCTTTCGGCCCTGGCCAGATGGTTCCGGAATTCGACAAGGCAGTGTTCAACAGCGAAGTGAACACGGTCATCGGTCCGGTGAAGACCCAGTTCGGCTATCACCTGCTGGAAGTTACCAGCCGTAGCTGA
- a CDS encoding ABC-F family ATPase, translating into MISTANITMQFGAKPLFENVSAKFGNGNRYGLIGANGCGKSTLMKILGGDLEPSAGQVMLEPNTRLGKLRQDQFAFEDCSVIDTVIMGHEELWNVKKERDRIYSLSEMSEEDGMAVADLEVQFAEMDGYTADARAGELLLGLDIPLEQHNGPMSALAPGWKLRVLLAQALFSDPDVLLLDEPTNHLDINTIRWLENILVARNSTMIIISHDRHFLNSVCTHMADLDYGELRLFPGNYDEYMTAATQARERMLSDNAKKKAQIAELQQFVSRFSANASKAKQATSRARQIDKIQLEEVKPSSRVSPFIRFEQGKKLHRQAVTLKNMTKGFDEKPLFKNLNLQVEAGERIAIIGPNGIGKTTLLQCMAGAYTPDSGEVKWTDSAEVGYFAQDHTADFADDETLTDWMSQWTKGGEQLVRGTLGRMLFSGDDIGKSVRVISGGEQGRMLFGKLILQKPNVMLMDEPTNHLDMESIEALNLALENYPGTLIFVSHDREFVSSLATRIIELKADGVTDFSGSYDDYLRSQGYL; encoded by the coding sequence TTGATCTCCACCGCCAATATCACCATGCAATTCGGGGCCAAACCCCTATTTGAAAACGTCTCCGCCAAATTTGGTAACGGCAACCGCTATGGCCTGATCGGGGCCAACGGCTGTGGCAAGTCCACACTGATGAAAATTCTGGGTGGCGACCTTGAGCCATCTGCCGGCCAGGTCATGCTGGAGCCCAACACCCGGCTGGGTAAACTGCGTCAGGACCAGTTTGCCTTCGAGGATTGCTCGGTCATTGATACTGTGATCATGGGGCACGAGGAACTCTGGAACGTCAAGAAAGAGCGTGATCGGATCTATTCCCTGTCGGAAATGAGCGAAGAAGACGGCATGGCCGTGGCCGACCTGGAAGTGCAGTTCGCCGAAATGGACGGTTACACCGCCGATGCGCGCGCCGGTGAGCTGTTGCTGGGGCTCGACATTCCGCTGGAACAGCACAATGGTCCCATGAGCGCCCTGGCGCCCGGCTGGAAATTGCGGGTATTGCTGGCCCAGGCATTGTTCTCCGATCCCGACGTGTTGCTGCTGGACGAGCCCACCAACCACCTGGACATCAATACCATCCGTTGGCTGGAAAACATCCTGGTGGCCCGCAACAGCACCATGATTATCATTTCTCATGACCGCCACTTCCTGAACAGCGTGTGCACCCACATGGCGGACCTGGACTATGGCGAGCTGCGCCTGTTCCCGGGCAACTACGACGAATATATGACCGCCGCCACCCAGGCGCGCGAGCGTATGCTCTCGGATAACGCCAAGAAAAAGGCCCAGATTGCTGAGCTGCAGCAGTTTGTCAGCCGCTTCTCGGCCAACGCCTCCAAGGCTAAACAGGCGACATCCCGTGCCCGCCAGATCGACAAGATCCAGCTGGAAGAGGTGAAGCCTTCAAGCCGTGTGAGCCCGTTTATCCGTTTTGAACAAGGCAAGAAACTGCACCGCCAGGCCGTCACCCTGAAAAACATGACCAAGGGCTTTGATGAGAAGCCGCTGTTCAAGAACCTCAACCTGCAGGTAGAGGCTGGTGAGCGGATCGCCATCATTGGCCCCAATGGCATCGGCAAAACCACGCTCCTGCAATGTATGGCCGGCGCCTACACGCCCGATAGCGGCGAGGTGAAGTGGACCGACAGCGCGGAAGTGGGCTACTTCGCCCAGGATCATACGGCGGACTTTGCCGACGATGAAACCCTGACCGACTGGATGTCCCAGTGGACCAAGGGTGGCGAGCAGCTGGTGCGCGGTACTCTGGGCCGTATGCTGTTCTCCGGCGACGATATCGGCAAATCGGTGCGGGTGATTTCCGGTGGCGAGCAGGGCAGGATGCTGTTTGGCAAGCTGATTTTGCAAAAGCCCAATGTGATGCTGATGGACGAGCCCACGAACCACCTGGATATGGAGTCCATTGAGGCGTTGAACCTGGCGCTGGAGAACTATCCGGGTACACTGATTTTCGTTAGCCATGACCGGGAGTTTGTTTCTTCCCTTGCGACTCGAATTATTGAGCTTAAGGCTGATGGGGTGACTGATTTCAGTGGCTCTTATGATGATTACCTTCGGAGCCAAGGGTACCTCTGA
- a CDS encoding succinyl-CoA synthetase subunit beta, with translation MPTTSRQLPLLAGAASLLIAPFLFVGGPDWASGPLLKSAWNLGHILLFALLTLAVRPWRWFSGWCLWLVVTAVLLAVGIGIELIQNDYNREMDGRDLLRNLIGSWLVIAWHPLPMPERRTSFGKGLMAATVTLLLFFELGATGMVAARQWQVHHQLPLLYDFSHQDTDGFWTGRLAVSADHSLNHRQSLKIELGTDTYSGVSLNNLPADWRGFERLTITLFNPSADSLALTLRINDVAHDRTDHAYNDRYNTRLTLGPGLNTFTRKLADIESAPEGRSMDMSQVRRMGLFAVRLPAPRTVYLSDLRLD, from the coding sequence ATGCCAACCACCAGCCGGCAGCTACCGCTGCTGGCTGGTGCTGCTTCTCTGCTCATCGCGCCTTTCCTCTTTGTAGGCGGGCCGGACTGGGCCTCCGGGCCACTCCTCAAGTCGGCCTGGAACCTCGGCCACATCCTTCTTTTTGCACTGCTGACACTGGCCGTCAGGCCCTGGCGCTGGTTTAGCGGCTGGTGTCTCTGGCTGGTTGTTACCGCAGTATTGCTCGCAGTCGGAATTGGTATCGAACTGATCCAGAACGACTACAACCGCGAAATGGACGGACGGGATTTACTGCGCAACCTGATCGGCAGTTGGCTGGTTATCGCCTGGCACCCGTTGCCTATGCCGGAACGGCGAACGTCTTTCGGCAAGGGTCTGATGGCGGCAACAGTCACGCTGCTGTTATTTTTTGAGCTGGGAGCAACCGGCATGGTGGCCGCTCGGCAGTGGCAGGTTCACCACCAACTTCCCCTGCTCTATGACTTCAGCCATCAAGATACCGACGGGTTCTGGACTGGCAGGCTGGCGGTCTCTGCCGATCACTCGTTAAATCACCGGCAGAGCCTGAAAATTGAGCTGGGCACCGACACCTACTCGGGGGTCTCGCTCAACAATCTCCCCGCCGATTGGCGTGGTTTTGAGAGACTGACCATTACCCTGTTCAATCCCTCTGCCGACTCCCTGGCACTGACGCTTCGAATCAATGATGTCGCCCATGACCGAACCGACCATGCTTACAATGACCGCTACAACACTCGCCTGACCCTGGGCCCGGGCCTCAATACCTTCACCCGGAAACTGGCTGACATCGAAAGCGCACCCGAGGGCCGGTCCATGGACATGTCACAAGTCAGAAGAATGGGACTTTTTGCGGTCCGCCTGCCCGCGCCGCGCACCGTTTACCTGTCGGACCTGCGACTGGACTAA